The segment CCACCCTTTCACGGTGGTAACACGGGTTCAAATCCCGTAAGAGTCACTCAGGTAGAATATAATTAAAGTTTTAAATGGGAAAAATTAGGCTTTATGTTGAAGAAGCTTTATCACAAGGCGTGAGTTTAGCACTTAATCCACAACAAAGTCACTATATTTGCAATGTAATGCGGCTTAAGAAGTATGATAATCTCTCTCTTTTTAATGGAAAAGATGGAGAATGGTTAGGAGAAGTAGTTAATATATCGCGTAAATTGACAAAAGTTACACTCAAAGAATGTACCAAACAACAGCAATATGAGGAAAATTTATACCTGTATTGTGCCATGGTAAAAAGTGCTGCTTTGAACAACATAGTAAGACAGGCAACTGAAATGGGAGTAACCTGCATTCAATTTATTTCAACGGAACGTACAGTAGTAAAAAACATTAACCTAAGTAGAGCAAAATTACAGGCAATCGAAGCTGCGGAACAATCCGGTAGGATGAGTATACCAGAGATTTTGCCTCCTATTAACTTTTGTGAGTTACCTGATTCCCAGAGTAAAAATTTTGTTTTATGTGATGAAACAGGTAAAGCTGACAAAGTGCTGAAAGGCAAAAAAAATGTTGCTATTATTGTTGGCCCTGAGGGTGGTTTTTCATCTTATGAACTTGATCTTGCCGATAAGTTTTGTCAAAAATTGAGTCTAGGAAAAAGAATTTTAAGGGTCGATACTGCTGTGGTTGCTGCACTAACTTTCACCAATTGGTGTAGCTAGATTTTTAAATATGGTTAAGGTTTGGGCCATAGAGAAATCTGATTCAGTGTTGCACGCGCTAAACTCTATAGGCCACCTGCGAAGCAGTTTGCTACTAAAGAGGAGCTAATAAAAAACATATTCTAAAATAATATTAAATCTTATATTATATTTTTTCTAAAATAAACAAATGAACCTTGCATTTTGCCTGAATTATTGATAACCTGAGTAAAGAAGTCGGGGCGTAGCGCAGCCTGGTAGCGCATTTGGTTTGGGACCAAAGGGTCGGGAGTTCAAATCTCTCCGCCCCGATGTTAGTACGATTGTAAGAACGCTGTAACATAAGAGCAATTTCCATCAGTAAGCAAGTAGCTGACACTGGAATGACATCATTTGCCATGTAAATTACGGCATATTACATTTTAACGCTCAAGTTTATAAAATAATTGACAATGTTAGTTTTCTAATTTATAAATAAATTTTGAAATGATTACCGAAGGAGGTATAGAGTTTGATTGAAGTATCAGTCCATTATGGTGATGTAGACAGAGCTCTTCCAGTATTGAAAAAAACAATTCAAAAGGAAGGAAGAGGGTTGAAGATGAAAAAACAATATCATGAAAAAAAATCAGAAAAAACAGCTAAAAAGAAAGCTGAAGCGAGAAAAAAGAGGCACCAGCAAGAATGCAGAAGGCAGCGTTACGGTTGGTAATTTTTTAATAGTTTATCATTGGTTGTTTTATGAATATTCACGAATATCAAGCAAAAGAGATTTTGTATAAATTTAATGTTCCGGTGCCAAAAGGTTTTGTCACTATATCTGCGGAAGGAGTAAAGACTCAAGTAAGTCAATTAAAATCTGACATGTTTGTGGTTAAAGCTCAAATTCATGCAGGTGGTAGAGGTAAAGCCGGTGGCGTAAAGCTAGCAAAGTCAGCTGAAGAAGCTCAACAATTTGTAAAGGATATGATTGGTATGACTTTAGTTACTCATCAAACAGGGCCAAGCGGGCAGCAAGTAAGAAAAGTATATGTTGAAGAAGGCTCAAGCATTAAGAAAGAGTATTACTTAAGCCTGGTAATCGACCCGAAGCTCAGTAGGCCAATATTCATATTTTCCTCAGAAGGTGGAATGGACATCGAAGAAGTGGCGAAAAATTCTCCTGCAAAAATTGTGAAATTTGACATTGATTCTGCTACAAGTTTTGATAGCAGCAAGTTAAGCAGCAGTTTTGATTTGAGTCCAGAACAAATAGAAAAAATAACAAATGTTGCAAAAAATATATATGATGCGTTTATTGCAACTGATGCGAGCCAAATTGAAATTAATCCACTGGTTGAAACAAATTCTGGAGATTTTATTGCGCTCGATGCGAAAATTAATTTCGATGACAATGCTTTATATCGTCACCCAGAAATTATGGAACTTCGTGATTATGATGAAGAAGTGAAAGAAGAGATAGAGGCTTCAAAGTATGGGCTCAGTTACATCAAAATGGATGGCAGTATTGGTTGCATGGTAAACGGTGCAGGTCTTGCTATGGCAACAATGGATATAATAAAATACTACGGAGCAGAGCCTGCTAACTTTTTGGATGTTGGTGGTGGAGCGAGTAAAGAAACTGTAACTGAAGCATTTAAAATCATATTGTCTGATAGCAACGTAAGAGGAATTTTGGTTAACATATTTGGTGGTATAATGCGTTGCGATATTATCGCAAGTGGAATTGTTGCGGCTGCAAAAGAAATGAGCATCAAAGTTCCTCTAGTGGTTAGATTATCAGGTACTAATTTTGAAGAAGGAAAAAAAATTTTAGAAGAGTCGGGATTAAATATTATTGCTGCAGATGAGCTAGATGAAGCTGCGCAAAAGATAGTAAAAGAGGTGAAATAAAGCATGTCCGTTTTAGTAAATAAAGATACAAGATTAATATGCCAGGGTTTTACTGGTGCACAAGGTACGTTTCATTCAGAGCAAGCTATTGACTACGGGACGAAAATGGTTGGCGGTGTAACTCCTGGAAAGGGTGGTAGCACTCACCTTAATTTACCGGTTTTTAATACTGTAGCAGAAGCTAGAGAAAAAACTGATGCGAATGCCACGGTAATATATGTACCTGCTAAATTTGCTGCTGCTGCAATACTTGAAGCAATAGATGCAAAAATAGAATTGATAGTTTGTATTACAGAGGGCATTCCTATACTTGATATGGTGAAAGTTAAGCGCGCGCTTGTTGATTCAAAAAGTCGATTGGTTGGTCCCAACTGCCCGGGAATTATTACGCCTGAAGAGTGCAAAATAGGAATTATGCCTGGCCATATCCATAAGCGTGGACACATAGGAATTATGTCTCGCTCTGGAACTTTAACTTACGAGGCAGTAGCACAAACAACCGCTGTTGGTCTTGGTCAATCCACGTGTATCGGAATTGGGGGAGATCCAGTTCATGGTATGACATTTGTCGACTGTATGGAGCTCTTTTTAAAAGATGACGATACTCATGGTATTGTAGTTATTGGTGAAATAGGTGGAAACGAAGAAGAAGATGTATCACATTTTGTGAAGACAGAAAAAACTAAAAAGCCAATCGTTGGTTTTGTAGCAGGTCAAACAGCACCCCCAGGAAGACGTATGGGACACGCTGGAGCAATCATCTCTTCCAGTGGTGGAAGTGCTGGTGCAAAACTAGAAGTTATGCGAAGCGCTGGAATTGCAATTGCAGAGACTCCTGCGGTGATTGGTAAAAAAGTTTTGGAAGTAATGCATCACTAGAATTAGGGTCACAAAAACCCTACATCACCGGTCATGAATACGTTATTTGCCCACTTGATTAGCAATTTACCTCCTGGTAAACCTACTGAAGTCTGTTGGGCAGTTAGATATCCACGTAGTGTGGATGCAACAAGTGCTGCACAGGCTGCACTACCGCATGATGCAGTAATGCCTGTACCTCTTTCCCAAACTCTTAAAGCTATTTCTCCAGACTTTTCAACTTGTGCAATACTAATATTAATTTTCTGAGGAAATAATACGTGATTTTCTAGCTTTGGTCCTAAATTTCGCAATGGTATTTCACTTATGTTATCAACAAAAAAAACTATGTGAGGATTACCAATATTTACTGCAACAGGATCTTTTAGCATTTCAAGCTCTATAGGTAAGTGAAGAGTGTCACACTCAGTAGACAAGGGAATTTTATGCCATTTTAGCAAAGGTTTACCCATGTTAACCTTTATGGATTTATCACCCACTTTAAAACACTCTAAAATGCGTTTGTTTGTTAGCTCAATAGTGATATACTCAGTACCTTTTTCTGACATTATCAAATATCCAACACAGCGTGCTGCGTTTCCGCACATTTCAGCTCGACTGCCATCAGCATTATAGATATGCATAAAGCAGTCTGCAGCATTAGACATTGTTATAATTATCACTTGATCACAACTGCTTTGATCAGCAATTTGTCTATGGTTCCAGTCTAAATTGTTTGTTGAACGTGAGTCTATGATAACGAAGTTGTTACCAGTGCCGTGCATTTTGATAAAATTTTCAGGACCTTGGCCACTCATCATAAAAAAATATTTCTTCTATTGGTCTCCTTTTTTTCTTACTTGTTTCAGCGCCCTCTTCTTCGTAACCAACCGCTATCACTGACATTACATTAAAATCATCGGATATGTTGAATCTTTCTACTATTTTATCTCTATCAAATCCACCCATTTGATGAGCCATTAAGTTCATAGCTGCAGCCTGTAGCATAAGTGCATAATTTGCTGCACCAGTATCGTGATTAGCCCAAAAATTTTCACCTTTGTCAGATTTACGGAAATTCTTAGCGCTTAGAGATATAATTAGTATTTGTGCATCTTTTGCCCACTTTTGATTAGATTCATCAAGGCAATTTAGCAGCTTTTCCCATGCGCTTTGATTGTTCTGTTTGTTGCATATTACGTATCTCCAGGGTTCATCACCAAAACATGAGGGAGTCAGCCTTACAGCTTCCATTAAAATATCTATGTCTTCCTGAGATATTGCTCTTGTAGGATCGTATGAACGTCCGCTGTGTCTTGCTTTCATCAACGATAATAGATCTTGTTTACTCATCATTTTTAATTTAATAGTGCATAAATAATTCATTGTAGCACAATATAAGCAAAATTTAAATTGCAAAACCTCTCATACACATATATGACATTTAATAAGTTATTTTTATTGGGAAAGTATGTTTATAACACAATCTAGCAGCAGATCAACACTGGCTGAAATATTGTCTTGCGTTTTACTTTTATTCTTGATGGCTCAAATAAGCATACCATTGCAGCCTGTGCCTATCACATTGCAAACTTTAGGAGTAATGCTTATTGGGCTTAAATTTAACCGCAGAACAGCATTCTATTCTGTGCTTACATATCTATCACTTGGTGCAGCAGGATTGCCTGTTCTTGCAAATTTTTCTGGTGGTTATCACGCTCTTCTTGGACCAACTGGTGGATATTTAATTGGCTGTTTAGCTGCTGTCATAATGATGGGCGAAGTAAATGAACTCTTAAGCTTTAGATGTGAATTACTCGCGCGCAATTCTTTTAGTTGTATAGTTGGCACAGCTATGATTTTTATATGTGGTGCCAGTTGGCTTGCTGTTTACTTGGGTCTGGAACAAGCAATAATGGTGGGTGTTTTACCATTTATCCTTCCTGGTTTGGTAAAAATTTTTCTACTTGTAGCAGCTTTGCAATATTTGAAAAAATGATAAAATTTCGCCCTCATCATTTCATGTGCACCCTTGCATTTCAAGGGTATGGGTATTCTCAGGGTTTTGTAGAAAATTATAAAAAGATAGCAAGCAAAGTAATTAGTGATCCTAACACTAAAATCGAAGTAGTTGGTAACCTTGATAGTATTTGTAGTGCTTGCCCAAACCAGACTAAACAAGGTGAATGCACCGAACAAGCTAAAGTTTTAGAGCTAGATAGAAGGCATATGGAAATTTTAGGAATTAAAATTGGCGAAACTTTGACCTGGAGTGAAGCGGTAGAAAAGATTAGGGAGAAAATGTCTTTAAAGAAATTTGATTACGCATGTGAGAGGTGCAACTGGCAGCCATATGGAATATGTAAAGATGCCCTTTTAAATTGTCATTCCTACAAAGGTAGTTGACAAAAATGTTAAGATAAATTGAAGCATTTTTATGGAAATAGACTTCTTGCACTACCTCCCAAGCCACAATTGTCATTCAGTAGAAACGAAAAAACCTACTTGACACCCTTCGCCATCCCCCTTATCATAGTATTAAGGGTATTTATGACTCATTGTTTTTGACCTGCAGGCTCAATGACAAAATTCAGTAAAAAACTCAGGGTATTTATTGGCGGATTACATAAAATTATAGCGGCTGCATGTCTTTTTTATTTTTTCTACATTCAGCCAAATCGCGCTTATTTTAAGCGTTAGCACATTATTACAGCGCCAGTTTAAATTATTATAGGGTCAAAACTCGCACCACGGGGCTTCTTTTGCCTTTTTTTCGTTTGGTAAATTTCTTAATGTTTGTGGCTAAACGACAACCGTCATCCCTGTAAAGGTCAAGTATCCCGCTACGTGTTAGCGGGATCTAGAGATACCGCGGCGGTATGACGTAGGACTGCTATCATTCCAGTGCTCCTTTTTTTGTCATCCCAGTGCCCAGACACTGGGATCCAGGAAAAAGAATAGACTTCTTTCAAAATTGTTAGAGGGAGTGTAAGATGAAGCATACGCGTCAAGTTAAGGAAAAGTGTAAGTAAAATTGATAGAGTGAAGGAAAAGAATAAGGTATAAGTTCTTCTTGGATATGTGAATGAGAGAACTTACAATGGACAGAATAGCTTGCTTATCAAAAGACCTCAATGAATTCTTTAATGAAAAAGCAGACGAAATATCAATTGCAGTAGGTTTTATAAAAAGAAAGAGAAAACTTAATGGCTCATCATTCATAAAAGCTATGGTTTTTGGTAACATAGGAGTTGGTGATTGCAGCATAGAAACAATGTGCCAATTGCTAAATGAAGACTCGATAGAAATTACAAAACAGGGTTTGGATTATATTAGCCTGCCCAGTAGCATGGAAGATATGTACAAAGGATATGGGAGTAGCTATAGAGATTGTGAGAGTAATACCAAATCAGGAATAAAGCTGCAGTTAGTCTTTGATTACCTGAACCAAGCGCTAGATAAGTTAAATTTAATAGAAGGAATAAGGTCGGATCAAGGTTATAGGGATTATCTGAACGGTTTATCAGCCAATGATTTGCTAATATTTGATTTGGGCTACTTTGTGCCTAGTTCTTTTAAACAGATTGATGAAGCAGGTGCATATTTTGTTAGTCGTTATAAGTCTGATACCAATATATATGATATAGAAACAAATCAAAAAATAGAGTTGTTGGAATGTTTAGAAGGTCAATCCCTTCTAGAGATGGAAGTGCTATTAGGAAAAGAAGTAAAAATTAAAGTGAGAATTATATGTCAAAAATTAACTGAAGAACAGTCTATAATTAGAAGAAGGGCTAATAAGTTAGCAAAATCACATGGATATACATCTTCTCAAAAGAATCAAAAATTGCTGGATTGGTCGATATTCATAACTAACGTTCCAGAGAGTAAAATCAGCGCTGAACAAGTATTAACAGTTTACAGGGTAAGATGGCAGATTGAATTATTATTTAAATTGTATAAGAGTCACATCAGGCTTGACGAACTTAAAGGAAAACCATACAGAGTATTATGTGAACTATACGCTAAATTGTGCGCAATTCTTATATTTCATGGAATAGTTGGTTGTATAAAACTGAAAGAGAATACAGAGCTGAGTTTAACAAAGGCATTCATTGAATTAAAAAGAAGGATTAGGGAGTTGTTTTTAGCGTTAAGCAGTAAAATTAATAATTTGAGAATTTTCCTGAAAAAACTTACCACAGACTGGTCACAATTTTCTGTGAAAGATAGATATAGAAAAACTAGAGTATCCACCTTAAGTTCATTGAATTTTCTTACCCTTGCTTCTTAACTTGACGCGTATGGTATTACATTCTGCCTCATACGGAGGTAATTCAGAGATAGTTAAGTTCTTATTAGAAAGAGGCGCTAATCCTAATACTAGAGATACAGATGGAAAAAATCCTAGAGATGTAGCTGTAATAGAATCAAGGCACAACAAAGATAAACCTTACAGGGAAATCATAAAGCTACTTGCTAAAGCAGAGGATCAATACGAATCAACAAAAAGTAATCACTAAAGCTGTAAGTTTTCTATAATCTATATATAAATTTCCAAAACTATCCATAACAAATTAATCTTTTCACATGAAAAAGCAAAAAATCCCAATTACGGTAATTATTACCATATTAATCCAAACCGTAGCATTGATATGGTGGTTATCCAAGCTAGACTCAAGGGTACAATTTCACAATAAACTCATTGAATATGGTTTAATGGAAAAAGTGTTAGTACTTGAGGAAAGGGTAAAAAATCTTTCTGAAGAATTAGATGAGTTTAAATTGCAGGTTTTAAGCGGAAAAATTAAATCTTAATATCCTTACCTAAATTTACAATTGATTAAATACATTTTATCCGTTGATGGAGGTGGAATTAGAGGCATCATTCCTGCCATTATTCTCGCAGAAATAGAGCAAAGGACAAGAAAACCGATAGCTGAAATCTTTGATCTGATTGCAGGAACCTCAACTGGTGGAATTGTTATAGCAGGATTATGTAAAAAAGATAAACAAGGAAGCCCTCAATATTCAGCCAATGATTTAGTTGAATTTTACCAAAAATACGGGTCATATATTTTTAAATCTTCGTTCTTCAGGAGATCAATATTATCTTGGTTTAACTGTGCACAATACCCACATAAAAATATTGAGTATGTACTTCATAAATATTTTGGCGATGATGTCTTTAAAAACACTTTAAGTAATGTGTTGATTACGAGTTACGATATTCACAATAACTGCCCATTTTTCTTCAAAAGCTGGAAAGAGGATAGGAATTTTATTAAATTAAGGGATGTATTAAGAGCAGCAACTGCAGCACCTACTTACTTTGCACCTAAATATTTAAAAGTCAACCAAAAGGAAATGGTACTAGTGGATGGAGGGGTTTTTGCTAATAATCCAGCTGCTTGTGCATATGCAAGTGGTAAGAAATTTTTTCCAAATGATGAGATTATACTGTTATCACTAGGTACTGGTAGAACAGATAGAAGCATAGCTAATTCAAGGAGATTTGGAAAAATAGGCTGGATCAAGCCACTACTGAATGTGATGTTTGCTTCAAGTTTAGATTCAGTAAATTACCAACTTAATCAAGTTATAGCTCATAAATATATACGCATACAATCGCAATTAAAAATAGCATCACCTGACATGGATAATATTACATCAAAAAATATCAAATCTCTTCAGCAAGAAGCAAATGCAATGATAGAGGACAATCAGAAAGCGATAGAGAAATTCTATGATCTTATATCTTGATACGTAGAAATGCCAAAAAAATTCTGTAGCAAGGGATATCTCTTCTCCAAAAAAATGTTTTAAGAAGCTAAGCCAAAAACACTACTTAAAAAAAATGATTTACTGACAGTTGCCATACGCGTCAAGTTAAAAAGTGGCATAAGAAAGAAGAGAAACGGTAAAAATTATTTTAGATATTAAATGATAAAATTAGTAATTTATAGACTATTAAAAAAAAATTATCTCATTTTAGATCAAAACTTCTCAAAAAAAAATAAAAAGGTCAATGTCTACTAATCCAGGTTCATATAGAGGAATTTTTCCTGATTTCAAAAATTCTTAGTATTTATGTCAAACGCTTACATTGTACCAGATACTACTCCTAATCCTTAAAAATGTAGCTTAGCATCTAAAATAAACATCATTAACAATTTGAGTCATACACTTTTGTTGTTACACTATTTTTCTTAATTGCCTTACCTTCCGAATAAGCTATGAACAAGGTTGATGGTATTAATATCAAAGTACCATATAAAGCACTTTTATCAGGTAATTCATTAAATATAACGTATGCTACTATTGCAGAAATTATTAGCTCTATGTATCTATACGGTGCAAGTGCAGTAGCATCAGTAAGAGCAAAAGCTTTTAACATGAAGAACAGAATTAGGTTTGAACTTATTCCTAAAATCAGCAGTAATACTAACTCCAACAAGGAAGGCATATGCCAATAAAATAACAAAGATGGAGTGGAAAAAATTGTTGTTGTTAGAGCTGAGTAAAATAATATACTTATTATTGTCTCCTTCATTACAAGCTTCTTATTAAGTACATCTAGTATAGCGAAGATTAATGCGGATACAATAAAAATAAGAATTTTAGGATTAAAATCCTCACTATAAGCTTTAGTAGTAATAGCAATACCAATAAAACCAATGACAGCTACTACCCATCTTTGCCAAATTATATTTTCTTCCAGAAAAGGAATTGCAAGAAGCATAACAAATAATGGTATTGAGAAACCTATAATTGTTGCAGTTACTATTGGGCAAATAGTCAACCCATAGGTCCATAAGGTCATTCCACAAAACAACAATGCACCTCTAGTTATTTGAATAGATATTCGACTTGTTTTACAAATTCCTATTCCATAGTAAAATATAAAAGGTATAAGAGTAATAGTGCTAAATAAAAAACGGAAAAAGATTATCTCAAAACTTTGAAGGTGTAACCCGAGACACTTTGATATAGTATCATTAACTACACTACTAAGTAAACTGAGTATAAACCAGGTAACTCCAAGCAAATAAGCTCTTAGTCTGTGATCCATAAAACTCCCAATTTAATATTTTATGAGATAACTTTACTGTACAAAAGATCAATAATAGAAAAGGTTTCTTCTATCTACTGTTTAACCATATTCATAAATATTTAGTAGAAATAATTTGAGAAGTGTTATATAAAATGCAGCTTTATTGTATAATTTTAATAAACAGAAATGCTAACTGATTTTTTTGTAATATATTATAATACTTGCGAATACTATCACATTATCAGGAAAAGTAATCGGGAGTACTGACGGCTGTGGCGATTTTACCAACTAGCTCCTCTGCTAGCATTAGCAATATGTATTTTCAGCATCAATTTTAAAAGCATTAAATTTGAAGTTTATCAAACAACACGAATTAGCAGCAAAACTTTATGAAAATGCTTCAGTTGAGTCAGCTAAACAAGGATTTAGAATGGTTAATATATTGACTATTTTTACTTGTATCTTAAACACAATTCAATTTTCACAATCACCCAACTCATCGGCAGTTAGGCCACTTGCTCGCACGATAATATCAATAGCAATACCTGCCTTAACTAGATCTTTTGCAACCTTGATTTTCTCTGCTTTTTTAACTTTTTCCTTGCCACTTTTCATATCTTCAGATAGAGATTTGACTAGTGATTCTTGAGTCTCATCTTCTCTGTACTCATCCATTAAACTCAATAGCTTTTTGCTTTCTCTTGTTTTAGGTAGCAGAACTTTAATATTCACTGATAATTCTCCTGCTATTTCATATAATTTATCTAATGATATGGCAGTATACCCTTTTTCATATTCGTGTATTTCCTTGAGTGTTACACCAACTTTATCCGCCAAATCTTTTTGAGTATACCTTCTTATCAATCTCCATTCTCTTACTCTTTGTCCTATTCTGTAATATATAAAATCAGTGCAGATTTCTCTCTCTGTATTATCATACTCATAAATAAATAAGCCCGTTGCTTGGGAAATTATGTCAACTGAAACTCCTTCTTTTACTAGATTTTTTGCTACCTCTAATCTTGCCTCCTCTTGATTGATTTTCTCGCTAATATGAACAAACCTGACTAATGAAGGTACTATTTTACCTAATTTTTGATTCTCATATATTTTTGTTAGATAGAGTATTTCTTCGTCTTCATCTTTATACTCTCTTACTACTACTGATTCAGGTAGTAGATCTGTAACAGTAGCTGATAATGCTTTTGCTATTATATATAATACTTCAACAGGAATAGGGCTATAGCCATTTTCATAGCTGTTCACCTCTTGGTATGTTAAACCTATTTTACTTGCTAATCCTATTTGAGTATGACCTCGCATTAATCTGCTATTTTCTATTTTTTGTCCTATTTTGTAGCTTATAGAACTAATATCTCTTACAGAAACAAACATATATACCTTACTTAGAAACAAATTTTCATGCAATTTGATCAGCAGATAAGCCGACTATTTGCAAAATAATATCAATAGAAATTCCCCCTTTTACTAAATTCTTTGCAACTTTGATTCTTTCCGCTTTCCTCACTTTTTCTTCACAAATACGTATCCCTTCAAACAAAGATTTTATTAATGCATTACGTAGTTCTTGGCTCTCAATTTTTTTGTATTCTTCAATTAAATTAGGTAATTCATTTTCTACTTTACTACCTTCATCTTCCTCTATTAGGAGATCTGTAATACTAATCGATAATGTTTCTGCTATTGCATATAATTTTTCCAGTGGAATAGCTACACGCCCTTGTTCATAGTTGCTTATTTCGTGACGTGTTGTACTCATTTTCTCTGCTAAATCTTTTTGAATATACTCCCTCACTAGCCTCCATTCTTTTATCTTTTTTCCTATTTGGTAGTATATAGAACCAACTTTTTCTTCAATACACTCATCAGCAGACAGACCAATTGTTTTTGCAACAATATCAACAGAAACTCCCGATTTAACCAAACCCTTTGCAATTTTTATTTTTTCCGATTTTCTACTACTTTTTTCACTGACTTGGACAAATTTGGTTAGTAAACAAAATATTTTACGTAGCTCCTGATCATTAATCTTTTTATATTCTCTTACTAGATTTAATATTTCTTCTCCCTCATCTTCAAGACAGCTTTTTGATATAGGAATTAGATCCGTAATACTGATTGATAGTGCCTCAGCTATAGCATATAACCTTTCAATTGGAATTCTACGGTTCCCTTTTTCATATTGCAGTATTACCCAGTACTTTACACCAAGTTTCTCTGCTAAATCTTTTT is part of the Wolbachia endosymbiont (group A) of Anomoia purmunda genome and harbors:
- a CDS encoding helix-turn-helix domain-containing protein; protein product: MFVSVRDISSISYKIGQKIENSRLMRGHTQIGLASKIGLTYQEVNSYENGYSPIPVEVLYIIAKALSATVTDLLPESVVVREYKDEDEEILYLTKIYENQKLGKIVPSLVRFVHISEKINQEEARLEVAKNLVKEGVSVDIISQATGLFIYEYDNTEREICTDFIYYRIGQRVREWRLIRRYTQKDLADKVGVTLKEIHEYEKGYTAISLDKLYEIAGELSVNIKVLLPKTRESKKLLSLMDEYREDETQESLVKSLSEDMKSGKEKVKKAEKIKVAKDLVKAGIAIDIIVRASGLTADELGDCEN
- a CDS encoding helix-turn-helix domain-containing protein, which translates into the protein MVLFVEKSLDYKVGEKLKSWRLERGYTQKDLAEKLGVKYWVILQYEKGNRRIPIERLYAIAEALSISITDLIPISKSCLEDEGEEILNLVREYKKINDQELRKIFCLLTKFVQVSEKSSRKSEKIKIAKGLVKSGVSVDIVAKTIGLSADECIEEKVGSIYYQIGKKIKEWRLVREYIQKDLAEKMSTTRHEISNYEQGRVAIPLEKLYAIAETLSISITDLLIEEDEGSKVENELPNLIEEYKKIESQELRNALIKSLFEGIRICEEKVRKAERIKVAKNLVKGGISIDIILQIVGLSADQIA
- a CDS encoding DMT family transporter, with the translated sequence MDHRLRAYLLGVTWFILSLLSSVVNDTISKCLGLHLQSFEIIFFRFLFSTITLIPFIFYYGIGICKTSRISIQITRGALLFCGMTLWTYGLTICPIVTATIIGFSIPLFVMLLAIPFLEENIIWQRWVVAVIGFIGIAITTKAYSEDFNPKILIFIVSALIFAILDVLNKKLVMKETIISILFYSALTTTIFSTPSLLFYWHMPSLLELVLLLILGISSNLILFFMLKAFALTDATALAPYRYIELIISAIVAYVIFNELPDKSALYGTLILIPSTLFIAYSEGKAIKKNSVTTKVYDSNC